The Eriocheir sinensis breed Jianghai 21 chromosome 33, ASM2467909v1, whole genome shotgun sequence DNA window GATTTAATAAAAGcagcagaaaaggaaggagtggtggaattgACAAGAGTGTTAAACGATGaattaaaaaagggagagataccagaagacaggaaaggaagctacactatacccatttttaaagggaaaggagatgctttgaaatgtggtaCACCCCCAaaggttactggagcatggcatgaaggtatacgaaaaagtcctggagaagaggctgagaaggataataTGAATCGATAAATTTCAGTTTGGCTTTTGCCCTGGGAGATCaacaactgaagcaatatatactaggagagggcttcaggaaaggtttatggagaagaggaggagattataTCATGTgtttgtagatctagagaaggcatttgacagagtaccaagggaaattataagatgggcattgagtAGGCAAAGACTACCAGAAAGATTAGTTGAATCGGTGATGGGactatatgaaggtacaaaatcgagaaggaaaacagtggtgggatCATCAGATGAGTTCGAAATTGGAGTGGGGGTTCACCAGGGAACTGCCCTTAGCCCCCtcttgaggaagaggagaggcaccatgggaggtGCTGTATGCAGATGATTTGGCctagtaaatgcagagacagcagaagaagtgaaagaaaagtttaataaatggaaggaaggaatggagaagagaggtttgaaaattaatatggaaaaaacaaagtacatggtgactggaaaagaagcaagagaaaagattaaatcaggaaaatatccatgtggatgctgtgggaagggagtaggtgtaaattctgtcttgtgcacatgttgcaggcagtggtgccaccttagatgttcaggcctcagaaatgtaagaggagtgcagaatttgatatgcccagcttgtgtaagtagacagcaaggacaagaaactgagagggataaactagaggtgaatggaggaaagctggatgaggtagaacatttctgttatttgggagatgtacAGTGGAGAGGACAGTCagagcgagagtggcggcagcgtggttaaagtggagggaggtggctagtctgCTCGTGAGTCGTAGCATCTCTGTacagagcagagcaggggtgtaccaagcgtgtattagatcagtgatgttgtatggagcagaaacatgggctctaactagaaaattgatggaggtattgagagcaagtgatcgcagaatgctgaggaATATGGCGGGGATGAGGTGGCGAtatagggtgtccagtgcagatgtagctaacggatgtggagtagaggacatgtgcatggaaacagtgctcagaagggaaagactccgatggtttggacatgtgaagagtgcaggtgaggatacagtgctgggagtttttgagagattagaggtagaaggaaggagaccagttggtagttCTAGGTAAACGAGGAGAAGGTCTATACAGGAAGAtatggcattgatgggattggatgagcatcggacagaagacagagtagattggaggagagccataaagcgtccaaccgctcaggaagagtgaaaacggacgttaaacaaagtggtgatgatgatgatatatatatatatatatatatatatatatatatatatatatatatatatatatatatatatatatatatatatatatatctatatatatataagaagaacataagaacataagaacataggagtctgcaagaggccggtaggcctgtacgaggcagctcctcagaacctaagctcccgtgtagctcccgtgtatctaaccccacctaatatcgctgtccatgaatttatctaatctatttttgaatgtgacaattgtattggcactcaccacatgactgctaagcctattccattcatccaccaccctgttagcaAACCaagttttgcctatgtccctgttgaatctgaatttatccagtttaaacccattatttcgtgtcctacccggttcacttaccaacaaaaccttatgaatgtctcccttattaaagtccttcatccatttataaacctcgatcatgtctccacgcacccttcgcctttctagagaatgcaagtttaactgtttgagtctttcctcgtatggcaagtttctcaacccctgaatcatcttagtcatcctcccctgcaccgattctaacattttgatatccattctatagtaaggtgaccagaactgaaccgcatagtcaagatgaggtctaactaatgctaaatatagtttgaggaaaacttcggggcttctgttgattacgctccttgaaataaatcccagtaccctatttgctcgatttctagcttgaatgcattgtgcccttggacggagatcagagctcactaagacccctaaatccctctcgcacccagacctgcttatgagagtgctatttaagcaatagttatgtgaggggttgttcctacctccactcagaatactgcacttctctACATTGAACTctatctgccatttatccgcccagtcatacaatctgtttagttcacccttgtaacgggcttgtcggggggcgtttaaagggtgttgattaagacttcagcttccttaaggctaatcatattcgtagcctttatgtacaagaagcgtcggagcgagagcgactgtcgttgtgtgtcagtcggactctcgtgaaggagttgcgagttacaggttggaaaataattgttacaattggtcacgtatgtcaaggtgacctccgcgcaccatcggagtgcgaagtatacaaaactgagacggtaaacactgacggacgacattcctataaggtggcgtgatctatctgtcgtgggtttttccattgacaattgtatgcctaattcgtggtgatattaaataaaaataatacattgatatcctacaataacaccctggagaatactagcgtcctgatccgactcagttactctactgatcttggtatcatctgcaaacttactgacatcactactaaatcctgtatctaagtcattgatataaataataaacaaaagtggacctaataccgatccTTGTGGGACCCCGcttgtaacacatccccagtcagatcttttacctttgatttgcactctttgcttcctattgctaagccacgcttTGACCCAGttaaaaactttaccctctactccgtgagcctgtaatttaagcaacagtcgttggtgaggaactttgtcaaacgctttactaaaatcaagatagattacatcataattttcatctctgtctaccgtctcaaatactttattgtagaaggacaagagattggtgaggcatgacctacctttagtgaacccatgctgcgagtcatgaattaagctatgtttctctagatgctcccgaatgttcctggccattatggactccagcatcttgcctataaccgatgttaagctaattgggcgataatttgaagcaactgacctgtccccctttttgaaaatcggcgtcacattagctactctccataggctcggcacatagccagtatttaccgacatcttaaagatgtcggttagtgggtcactgagtacataacctaattcctttaataccctcgggaatatcctgtcaggacctggcgacttgttcttcttaagcttatctatctcatcctgaactacttgcctggtaatgattatatccctcaatttatcgccatccccgccctcgtacacctgaaccctttccggaacagtcgttcgatcctcctgtgtgaatactgaaaggaagtagtcgttcaacaatgtgctcatattttcgtaattttctactagctcccctgtgtttgttttcagcggtccaattttctcccgtgtttttgttctatacatttgaaagaagcccttaggattacttttcgcctcatttgctactttgatctcatagttcctttttgctatcctggtgtttttcttaactaatctagatagttcgacgtaccggccctttagatgtgtttcaccattctttattttctgataaattcccttctttaaccctatctcgtgtcttagtccacgagtcatccacttaggatttttcttttcttttctaagtgttcgctgtggtatatgctgtctttgcccctctgctattactctaactaaattattgtaagacatttctacctggttctcatgGCTCCCCAATCCGCAGCTCTTACCCTCATGAATCCCtgaattatcccagtttaccccttcaagatgtcttcgaagcccctcgtaatttgctcttctaaaatctggaaCTAACACTGGGTTTAGTTCGCGGGTTACATCCCAGTCTAcgataaaacgaaccgttctgtggtcactatttcctaactctccgcccacctccaactcacgtagcaagttcccattattggttaggactaagtctaatatgttatctcccctggtaggctcagtaactacctgcttaaggaaattatcttgtataacttcaagaaaatcctcggctttaaggtcacccactaggtcttcccagtctatattcctataattaaagtcctccattacgcagacatttctactcatactcgccctgccaatctcctgtagtaatatgctcgtgtcctgcctgttaaggttgggtggcctgtactcctagagttagtttttctttccctttgtaaacgtccacccaaactgattctgaatccatgttatttttgactgaattgttaactaaacatttaagtgagtctttaacatatagtgcaactccacctccctttctgccccttctgtctttgtgaaacatctgataacccgttatttaaaattctgatctaaaatttctattggcagtgtctatccatgtctcagtgatcgctattatgtcaaaattttctgaacaagcttcaccccttagtaagtctatcttgtttctgaggctcctgctgttagtatagaagatttttagcccgtcctctgttactcccctagaattacttctaagctgcctggttatattatgagctagatgtcctctcccattactccctttactcccattactcctcctcccctcgcctatatatatatatatatatatacatatttttctatatatatatatatatatatatatatatatatatatatatatatatatatatatatatatatatatatatatatacatatttgagtgtgtgtgtgagtgtgtgtgtacacacatcCAAAAAAATGCTCAAAGCTTTTAATTGCAAGATATTTGCAACCTTCACTTATGCTTCGCAtcggtttttttttcatctattctgTTATTTTAATGAATACCTTTTCCCCACACAGTGTGTGATCGGTGGCCGGCAAGGTCGGGGATGGGCTGGACGGCAGCGGTGAAATGGTGGGTGCTGGCCTGCCTGCACACCTGTCTAGAgtgggtgttggcggtggtgttcGGCACGGTGGTCCTGACGCGGCTGGTGTTCGCGTTTATGCGGGGCGCCGTGAGGGACCCAAGGGTGAGGGACGCGCCCCCGCCCTGCCTGGAGCACCCTGACCTCGGCAGACACAAGTTCCTCAAGCTGCAAGTGAGTTCTGAATCTTACATCTCGTAAAGAtctttgcttgtcttttttcAGTTTAATGTTTGGAGTTCTTAGTTTTCTTGTGGATTATTTGGATATTTTTCTTCAaaatttttttcgttttattttttgtgtgtgatttttatCTACTAATTCTATTTATTGGTTtaatttttgtgtttctttgttttaacATTTTGTGTGTCATCTCAGACGAAACTGCGTGTCTTCCGTCTGAATTGCACTTCGTGTCGTGTTTGTTCTATTCCTGTTTTTTGTGcatttcatattattattcttgtatatttccttttcattcttattccttCCGTTGATCACCTAATATCTTAACAAGCATGTATTATATAAATATGCTGACTTACTTTGGAACATTCGTTAGAATGTCTAAGGTAACCATCGCTTGTCTCGCTAATACGTCACGGATGATCACCTAATAGCAGTACCTAAAAACaaagtttatgagagagagagagagagagagagagagagagagagagagagagagagagagagagagagagagagagagagagagagagagagagagagagagagagagagagagagagagagagagagagagagagagagagagagagagagagagagagagagagagagagagagagagagagagagagagagagagagagagagagagagagagagagagagagagagagagagagagagagagagagagagagagagagagagagagagagagagagagagagagagagagagagagagagagagagagagagagagagagagagagagagagagagagagagagagagagagagagagagagagagagagagagagagagagagagagagagagagagagagagagagagagagagagagagagagagagagagagagagagagagagagagagagagagagagagagagagagagagagagagagagagagagagagagagagagagagagagagagagagagagagagagagagagagagagagagagagagagcgcgcgcgcggcagcgacggcggcggcggcgtcagcGATGACCGACTGGTCAGCATGTTGGTGTGGTGAGCCATGGGACCTGGGTTCAAGTCCCATCGATGAAcgttgacaattttcaaccatcgccaactgcggaagattacccacatgctgccaagatcttcagtcaaccctaacttaatCGACTTCGGTCAAGTGGAGCACGGAGGAGCAGCATGGGCCAACGATGGAAAGAGTTTTACTCGTATATCACGGTAGCCACTGTAAAGAAAATTCGCCTGCgcaactaacgggctggggtcattCACGAGATCCCTCAAGAAAGGTTACCAGTGATATaggccccccccccctttccaatatatatatatatatatatatatatatatatatatatatatatatatatatatatatatatatgtatatatgtatatatgtatatatatatatatatatatatatatatatatatatatatatatatatatatatatatatatctatatatatatatatatatatatatatatatatatatatatatatatatatatatatatatatatatatatatatatatatatatatatatatatatatatatatatatatatatatatatatatatatatatatatatatatatatatatatatatatatatatatatatatatatatatatatatacatatatatatatatatatatatatatatatatatagggtagaagtgatagcgtactggaccacattcgccgcgtgatggacgacgcgggttcgaatcctcacgctaccactcggattttcggtcaccgccgagtggcttaaaactaaccacatgctgtcctgaagaccacccatcaacccggactctagaggaagccgtccaagcgaatcaagtacgagttccgggcagcatgagccaatgcaagatggcgctataaacactcgcctgcgccagaacaggctgggccgaccatcaggccccacctagaagaagccttgggccgaccatcaggccccaccgggaagatgcctcggcgcaataggcaacaacgtaaaaaaaaaaaaaaaaaaaatatatatatatatatatatatatatatatatatatatatatatatatatatatatatatatatttgccctTATTCCATGAATCACCTGTAATATAATGGAAACAAGTCAGTGTTAGGGTGTAATACATCACTAAATTCACTAGTAATATATGTAAAAAGGAACGATCCTATTTTTGTATTGCTTCATCAAGTTCACTGGTACTTTTTTGTATCAACCTATCATTTACAGTTGATGTCATTCCTTCATAAATTCATATGTATTAATTATCTAAATTCACAATGTTATATGTCGCCTCATTGTTATCCATGGATTATTTTAAGTGTCAAGCATATGTGTCCATTAtaaattcattcattctttagcCAATGTATTTTCTTTCATTGCTTAATGAGCACACGTCCATTATCtgaagtattgtgtgtgtgtcttccttcCGTTACTCAGCAGAACGTCAAACTTCACTACGTGGAGGCAGGCAACCCCGAGGCCCagctggtggtgatgctgcatgGGGCGCCGGACTTCTGGTTCACGTGGCGAAAGCAGATCACCACCCTCAGCCTCGACTTCTGGTGAGCTGTCAAAATGTTGTATTGGGGCAAGGGACTGGTGCGCTGCTGCGGCGTAATGTGGCGGGAATAGACTGAGGAACTGCCGCCGCCGTGTTGTATATGGGACAGTACAAACGTTGGCCTATGTGTTAAGTATTCTAAATCTAAACTGCTCTCTTCTTGGGTCTACATGAAGTCATTTCACAACTGTGTTCCAACAATATACTGTCTAAATATGGCAGCTGTCATTGAAGTAAGTTAACTTCAGGAATATAACAACGGGCATAGTTAATGGTAGAAATCCATGATTATCAGTTGGCACTCTCCGTCTAAATCTTTGAAGAGTTACACATAGACATGCTATAGTTTACCTGACATTCAGCGTGTGACAGACCTCGGACATACGAATCAAAGCACTTAAGATCAAagaattgatgttttttttttatcattaatggACGTCTCTAAATGTAGACACATATTGTCGTATTGGTAGATCTATTGTTTGGTGGTgcttgttgctgtggtggtggtttgttaCAGTCTTGATGGTATTAGTCACAGTGGTTGTAATACAGGTGGGGGTGTTAAGGTAGGGTCACGATGGTAGACGCACCGTTTATGTTCTGTTGGTGCGTTTAGTGGTAGGAGGAATTGTCATGTATTAGGGTATTGATAATAGTTACAGAAGTTATTACAGTGCATTTTTTATTATTGCAAGTTTATAGCGGTGGCAGTGATAATGCAAGCGTCAAATGGTGGATGTATCTATAACAATAACATTACTGGTGGTGTTAGTGGCTGTGCATTTAAGTGGCGAtagcagtggcagtagtagtatgATTGTAATAAGAGTGGAAATGGTAGTACATGTCGTTATACTGGTGGATAAAATGTTTACAATAATGATTATGCAAGGTGGCACCAGTGGTTGCAGGTATGTACTTTTCATATAAATAGTCACGGTGTCATTTTGATTACAATAGTAACAACAAAGGCACTTTGAGAGCGGGGGTGCTTATACGCGTAccagtaatggtgatggtaagggggggggggggggttgataagAGAATACTCCCTTGCTAAAAGTAGTTATTTAAGGACACTAGTATCAGGAGTGATTGTATTAGTAGGCCAAACACTCCTTGGTACAAGAGTGATGGTGGAGAGGACAGCGATAATCTGGCATCTTTTTATAAGACGTGCACTTACGAAGACGATACACGTAACGACAGTGGCAGTACTGGTGGGGAAAACACTTCTTGGCGCAGACGTACAGGTAGCCAAGAAAAGAAATCCTACCCAAGAACACTGAGTGACATGAAAATCATCTAAAATATTAGACATTTAAAATCAATCGTGttcattctttctagtttttGCTTATTCTCCATTCTGTCGTCCACGAGGCGGCCGATTATTTAGGCATAACTGTATAAAGGTATCACtagttgttgttggtattgttggTGTTGctattgtggtggtggcggtgagcaGGTACACTCCTTGCAGTGTCGTGGCCCTGGACCTGCGCGGGTGTGGTGACTCGGACGCTCCGTCACGCAGCTCCCAGTACGCCACGCCCATCGTCGCCCGGGACGTGGCCAGCCTCATCACGGTACTCGGTGGGTGGACAGGACCGGCCTCGGAGAGGTTGGAGTTCGATACTTCATTATCTTAATAACAACTTTTCTCGTCGTTCACTCGGAAATTTTAAACTTCCCGTATTGCATATATATGTGGTGCTCACGAGTGCTTTGTTCTCATTAGTTATAAAGAAACGTTCAAGTTATTTTGGCATTTGTCGTGCGTATTAAACTGGCCTTGTTATACTGAATATACTCTGCTTTAGGACTCTTTATACATCAGTTTCATAGTTAATTTAATTGTTGCCGTTTATAAGCTTCCAATGATCCGTTTCCTAAAAACAAGTCTTCGCTTACTTTGCTTTTATGTTCTTTATCCGTAATCCCTCATTATCACTTGAGCAtcgcaaaagagaaagaaaaaaggaatatatttCCTCAACTTAATCAAAGACACCATTGACACTAAAATAGATATCTTATTTGACAACTATTTCCTTCGTAGTTGGGCTTCTTTTACTTGCCATTGGTCTGTCAGCTTAATCTTAAAAATAAAACTATCAGCCTACCTTAGTCCTCACCTTTTTACACCCAGGTCGCGACAAGGCTCACCTGGTGTGTGCGGGGCAGGGAGGGCAGGTGGGCTGGTACCTGTCATACCACTACCCGCAGCTGGTGTCCAAGATGGTGCTCATCCACGCCCCGCACCCTTACGTCATCCGCCAGTACATCAACACGAGATGGGCCAACTACCTAaagtcctggtgtgtgtgtgtgtgtgtgtgtgtgtgtgtgtgtgtcactttctCTCTACATATTCAACACGTCTCCATGTCTcttatatatctatattttttattgttcGATATACGCGAGTTTTTCGAGTTTTGCTTCGTCGTCCATGATTGTACTTAACATAAAGCTACttcctatactactactactactactactactactactactactactactactactactactaccataaccttCGTCAGGTATCTTTATTTCGTCCGCCTTCCCTACGTCCCGGAGTTGGCGGCGCACGTCAGCGACAACGGTATGATCGACCAGATGTTCAGCCCCCTGGTGGCTGCGAAGGCAATCACAGAGGACGAAATAGAGGCCTATAAATTCACCTTCTCCAGGAGAGGTAAGGACTGGCAACACTTTGGTGGAAGGGCCTTTACTAGGGTTACTATTTCTCGTGGTAATTTTGGTAAAGATCTTTCTCCCTTTACCATAATTTTAATCTTTAACCTCTTatgttcctttccctttttcctcttcagaaTATTTtagtctcctttcctttcctttgattttGTATTgttattctttgctttctcctttttatttggCTTCTTTCCTTTGCTCTGTCATATAAAGTCGCCTCTTAATAAATCTTCCCTTTGCACTCCATTACACTCGTTGTCTATACTTCGTTTTCCCCTTTTATTCCCTCCCACTTCCATGGCCTAGTGGTTAGTTCACCTcactacgaatccgcgggcccaggttcgatcCCGGCCTGGTCAGTCGGTCACCACCTCACCTTGCTCTCCAGatgaagataaactgtggtaacccggatgtcacacttgtcctgtgtcccggggtaatgagtTACTCCCCACCACAAGTGCAAGGGccagtgagacggagatgagtTTTTAGGCCATGTGTCTGTCCCCAACCATACCTTCCCACTACTTTTCTGCCTactgtttctttttcatttgccTATTCCAAtcatttcacttttctctctctacttttcactCATCCTTTTCCACAACGTTCCCtagtttctttatctttctttctctcttgccttTTCTTTTCCCATACTATAATTTTGCTCTTTTACTATCCTACGTTTTCGCTTTTCACGTTCTTTCTATcacctctttatttttctaccCTTCataactccctttctttctcctgtccTTCAGTCTCATAGCAACCTCTTcccactcattttctctctctctgctcctccttcctccgtttgTTTTTCCTGCCCATCACATCTATTCATATCCCGTTTCATTCTAATCTCTCCTACTCTTTAAATTTTCTTCcaattcccttccctacccatctttcctccccactTCATACAAAATCACCTccttcatcatcactttcactGCTATTTTTTCATTGTCTTATTCGATTTAATAACATAATTGTCTCTTGCATGTAACTTTAGCATTAtcacttatcattatcattatcatcgtcatcatccccaccacctcacTTCCATCCCAACAGAGGACTGGCGGGGCCCCTTGAACCATCTGCGGCAGATGGACCTGAGTAAGGTGGTCAAGGAGGAGCCGCTGCCAGACGTCATCACTAAGC harbors:
- the LOC127006502 gene encoding epoxide hydrolase 4-like isoform X1, producing MGWTAAVKWWVLACLHTCLEWVLAVVFGTVVLTRLVFAFMRGAVRDPRVRDAPPPCLEHPDLGRHKFLKLQQNVKLHYVEAGNPEAQLVVMLHGAPDFWFTWRKQITTLSLDFCVVALDLRGCGDSDAPSRSSQYATPIVARDVASLITVLGRDKAHLVCAGQGGQVGWYLSYHYPQLVSKMVLIHAPHPYVIRQYINTRWANYLKSWYLYFVRLPYVPELAAHVSDNGMIDQMFSPLVAAKAITEDEIEAYKFTFSRREDWRGPLNHLRQMDLSKVVKEEPLPDVITKPTLLLMGEADPALPMDLAYRSAEYVERITVRQVKGRGHLAHVSQAPQVNEAIGEFLREMPWRPLSPLEEKSSSSLVRRVMGASLAAVTSTVNKTTGALEMTTRGLPIGFKTMAQGSIKLAESKLGLEYDY
- the LOC127006502 gene encoding epoxide hydrolase 4-like isoform X3, translated to MGWTAAVKWWVLACLHTCLEWVLAVVFGTVVLTRLVFAFMRGAVRDPRVRDAPPPCLEHPDLGRHKFLKLQQNVKLHYVEAGNPEAQLVVMLHGAPDFWFTWRKQITTLSLDFCVVALDLRGCGDSDAPSRSSQYATPIVARDVASLITVLGRDKAHLVCAGQGGQVGWYLSYHYPQLVSKMVLIHAPHPYVIRQYINTRWANYLKSWYLYFVRLPYVPELAAHVSDNGMIDQMFSPLVAAKAITEDEIEAYKFTFSRREDWRGPLNHLRQMDLSKVVKEEPLPDVITKPTLLLMGEADPALPMDLAYRSAEYVERITVRQVKGRGHLAHVSQAPQVNEAIGEFLREMPWRPLSPLEEKSSSSLVRRVMGASLAAVTSTVNKFRRPDLA
- the LOC127006502 gene encoding epoxide hydrolase 4-like isoform X2 produces the protein MGWTAAVKWWVLACLHTCLEWVLAVVFGTVVLTRLVFAFMRGAVRDPRVRDAPPPCLEHPDLGRHKFLKLQNVKLHYVEAGNPEAQLVVMLHGAPDFWFTWRKQITTLSLDFCVVALDLRGCGDSDAPSRSSQYATPIVARDVASLITVLGRDKAHLVCAGQGGQVGWYLSYHYPQLVSKMVLIHAPHPYVIRQYINTRWANYLKSWYLYFVRLPYVPELAAHVSDNGMIDQMFSPLVAAKAITEDEIEAYKFTFSRREDWRGPLNHLRQMDLSKVVKEEPLPDVITKPTLLLMGEADPALPMDLAYRSAEYVERITVRQVKGRGHLAHVSQAPQVNEAIGEFLREMPWRPLSPLEEKSSSSLVRRVMGASLAAVTSTVNKTTGALEMTTRGLPIGFKTMAQGSIKLAESKLGLEYDY